Proteins from a genomic interval of Macaca mulatta isolate MMU2019108-1 chromosome 18, T2T-MMU8v2.0, whole genome shotgun sequence:
- the BCL2 gene encoding apoptosis regulator Bcl-2 isoform X2, translating into MAHAGRTGYDNREIVMKYIHYKLSQRGYEWDAGDVGAATPGAAPAPGIFSSQPGHTPHPAASRDPVARTSPLPTPAAPAAAAAAGPALSPVPPVVHLTLRQAGDDFSRRYRRDFAEMSSQLHLTPFTARGRFATVVEELFRDGVNWGRIVAFFEFGGVMCVESVNREMSPLVDNIALWMTEYLNRHLHTWIQDNGGWGIFGSVWRHFWLSH; encoded by the coding sequence ATGGCGCACGCTGGGAGAACAGGGTACGATAACCGGGAGATAGTGATGAAGTACATCCACTATAAGCTGTCGCAGAGGGGCTACGAGTGGGATGCGGGGGATGTGGGCGCGGCGACCCCTGGGGCCGCCCCCGCACCGGGCATCTTCTCCTCCCAGCCCGGGCACACGCCCCATCCCGCCGCGTCCCGGGACCCGGTCGCCAGGACCTCGCCGCTGCCGACCCCGGctgcccccgccgccgccgccgccgcggggcCTGCGCTCAGCCCGGTGCCACCTGTGGTCCACCTGACCCTCCGCCAGGCCGGTGACGACTTCTCCCGCCGCTACCGCCGCGACTTCGCCGAGATGTCCAGCCAGCTGCACCTGACGCCCTTCACCGCGCGGGGACGCTTTGCCACGGTGGTGGAGGAGCTCTTCAGGGACGGGGTGAACTGGGGGAGGATCGTGGCCTTCTTTGAGTTCGGTGGGGTCATGTGTGTGGAGAGCGTCAACCGGGAGATGTCGCCCCTGGTGGACAACATCGCCCTGTGGATGACTGAGTACCTGAACCGGCACCTGCACACCTGGATCCAGGATAACGGAGGCTGG